The DNA sequence TTTGTCTTCAACCCCTTTGTTTTCATCTCTAAAGTTGTTACATTCTCCTCCAACGTTTTCActtgaacaactttcttaacattaGTTTTCATACACAGGTTTCGAGTTCCTCCCataaaatttgaagatgatTATAAGCATCTTCGTCCATATCTCTCATCACATTTTTAGTCTTGAGAAAATGTAGAACTCGACCCAAAGCTGTAAATGCCCATTCAATAAATCTTTGACTTCTCTTCTGCATACTATCAATAAGTGAGGGATATCGTGAACAAACTTCTTCAAGTAGTGGTACGAAATCTTCTTCTAGTTTCCCTAGACCCCTGAAATCTACTAGCCCGCCAAATGAAGTTGAGATCATTTCCTTGGGTAAAGGATTATCCATGCGTTCAACAATCTTATAATCAATCTTATTGACTGATTGATCAACTTGGTTCTCATGTTTTGATTTGTTAGCCAAAATCTGAACTTGAATTATACAAGTATCGTTCACAATAAACCCAAGGCTAGGGTCACAAAGTTTATTTAAAggtgtgaatgttgtgaaacccCAATTAGTCTCACTTGCACTGAACACGTGGCTAGTTTCTGGCAAATT is a window from the Glycine max cultivar Williams 82 chromosome 2, Glycine_max_v4.0, whole genome shotgun sequence genome containing:
- the LOC102660968 gene encoding ubiquitin C-terminal hydrolase 12; this encodes MDNENAKDKIFEKFTWRIRNFSTLDSKPLYSEEFFLDNHTWSILIYPKGNKVAYLSIYLDAGDPDDLPHGRRKYANFKLALVNQVHDKYNDIEETSHVFSASETNWGFTTFTPLNKLCDPSLGFIVNDTCIIQVQILANKSKHENQVDQSVNKIDYKIVERMDNPLPKEMISTSFGGLVDFRGLGKLEEDFVPLLEEVCSRYPSLIDSMQKRSQRFIEWAFTALGRVLHFLKTKNVMRDMDEDAYNHLQILWEELETCV